A genomic stretch from Bordetella sp. N includes:
- a CDS encoding ABC transporter ATP-binding protein encodes MQNISLSFGGVKALTDISFNVREHEIRAIIGPNGAGKSSMLNVINGVYTPQQGAIVFAGDHYTRMSPRRAAEMGIARTFQNLALFKGMSVLDNIMTGRNLRMKCGLLAQALRIGPAAREESRQREFVENIIDFLEIQAYRKVPVGRLPYGLQKRVDLGRALAMEPRLLLLDEPMAGMNIEEKQDMSRYILDVNDEFGTTIVLIEHDMGVVMDISDRVVVLDYGKKIGDGAPDEVRANPDVIRAYLGVAH; translated from the coding sequence ATGCAGAACATCTCGCTGTCCTTCGGCGGGGTCAAGGCGCTGACCGACATCTCCTTCAATGTCCGCGAGCATGAGATCCGCGCCATCATCGGCCCCAACGGCGCCGGCAAGAGCTCCATGCTCAACGTCATCAACGGCGTCTACACGCCGCAGCAGGGCGCCATCGTCTTCGCGGGCGACCACTACACCCGCATGTCTCCCCGCCGCGCGGCCGAGATGGGCATCGCCCGCACGTTCCAGAACCTGGCGCTGTTCAAGGGCATGAGCGTGCTGGACAACATCATGACCGGCCGCAACCTGCGCATGAAGTGCGGCCTGCTGGCGCAGGCGCTGCGCATCGGCCCGGCGGCTCGCGAGGAAAGCCGCCAACGCGAGTTCGTCGAGAACATCATCGACTTCCTGGAGATCCAGGCGTACCGCAAGGTGCCGGTCGGACGCCTGCCTTATGGCCTGCAGAAACGCGTCGACCTGGGCCGCGCGCTGGCCATGGAGCCGCGCCTGCTGCTGCTGGACGAACCGATGGCGGGCATGAATATCGAGGAAAAGCAGGACATGAGCCGCTACATCCTCGACGTCAACGACGAGTTCGGGACGACCATCGTCCTGATCGAACACGATATGGGCGTGGTGATGGATATCTCCGATCGGGTGGTTGTGCTGGACTACGGCAAGAAGATCGGCGATGGCGCGCCCGACGAGGTACGCGCCAATCCCGACGTCATCCGCGCCTATCTGGGCGTCGCGCACTGA
- a CDS encoding long-chain fatty acid--CoA ligase, which translates to MPAAADTFPALLLAHAHTRGDRPAIREKNLGIWQALTWAQVAAMVRRTAHGLAAQGVLPGQHVAVVGENRPRLYISMMAAQALGAIPVPMYQDAVAQEMAYVLQDAAIGVVIAEDQEQVDKMLEVRGGCPDLRRVVYDDPRGLRHYSDPMLMSFDALLAAGDAHAARDAGFFDRTAAAVRPEDTAAMFYTSGTTGKPKGVVLTHLALIDRARAVQGMENLTDREDVLAYLPPAWIGQNMFSYTQLLVTGFTVNHPESPSTVAIDMRDIGPTYYFAPPRILEDLLTRVLIRMEDAGYMKRHLFKACMNLARRVGVRILDGEPVALFDRLRYALGDMLIYGPLRNALGMSRVRVAYTAGEAIGPDLFTFYRSLGINLKQLYGSTETSVFVCVQPDGKVRADTVGPPVAGVEIKVADSGEILVRSPGLFKEYYRNPAATVEARGEDGWFHTGDAGYLDQDGQLKIIDRAKDVGKLADGSLFAPKYIENKLKFFPHIKEVVAFGAGRDQVCAFINIDLEAVGNWAERRGLAYAGYTDLAGKDEVSELILGCVEQANADLAHDPRLAASQVRRFLILHKELDPDDDELTRTRKVRRAFIAQKYAVLVDALFAGQATQYIETEVKFEDGRVGRIAADLKLREARVFPALAGEAA; encoded by the coding sequence ATGCCGGCGGCGGCGGACACCTTTCCCGCCCTGCTGCTGGCGCATGCGCATACGCGCGGCGACCGTCCCGCGATCCGGGAGAAGAACCTTGGCATCTGGCAGGCCCTGACCTGGGCGCAGGTCGCGGCCATGGTGCGCCGCACCGCGCACGGACTGGCTGCCCAGGGCGTGTTGCCGGGCCAGCACGTGGCCGTGGTCGGCGAGAACCGTCCGCGCCTGTATATCTCCATGATGGCGGCCCAGGCGCTGGGCGCGATTCCGGTGCCGATGTACCAGGACGCCGTCGCGCAGGAAATGGCCTATGTGCTGCAGGACGCTGCCATCGGCGTGGTGATCGCCGAGGACCAGGAGCAGGTCGACAAGATGCTGGAGGTACGCGGCGGCTGCCCGGACCTGCGCCGCGTCGTCTATGACGACCCCCGCGGGCTGCGTCACTACAGCGATCCCATGCTGATGTCCTTCGACGCGCTGCTGGCCGCCGGCGACGCGCACGCGGCGCGCGATGCCGGCTTTTTCGACCGCACCGCGGCCGCCGTGCGGCCGGAAGATACCGCGGCGATGTTCTACACGTCCGGTACCACCGGCAAACCGAAAGGCGTGGTGCTGACCCACCTGGCGTTGATCGACCGCGCGCGCGCGGTGCAGGGCATGGAAAACCTGACCGATCGCGAAGACGTGCTGGCTTATCTGCCGCCGGCGTGGATAGGGCAGAACATGTTTTCCTACACGCAGCTGCTGGTCACGGGCTTTACGGTCAACCATCCGGAATCGCCGTCCACGGTGGCCATCGACATGCGCGACATCGGCCCGACCTATTACTTCGCGCCGCCCCGCATCCTGGAAGACCTGCTCACGCGCGTGCTGATACGCATGGAAGACGCCGGCTATATGAAGCGCCATCTGTTCAAGGCCTGCATGAACCTGGCGCGTCGGGTGGGCGTGCGCATCCTGGATGGCGAGCCGGTGGCGCTGTTCGACCGCCTGCGCTATGCCCTGGGCGACATGCTGATCTACGGTCCGCTGCGCAACGCCCTGGGCATGAGCCGCGTGCGCGTGGCCTATACGGCGGGCGAGGCCATCGGCCCGGACCTGTTCACCTTTTATCGGTCGTTGGGCATCAACCTGAAGCAGTTGTACGGGTCCACCGAGACCTCGGTGTTCGTGTGCGTGCAGCCCGACGGCAAGGTGCGCGCCGATACCGTGGGCCCGCCAGTGGCCGGCGTGGAGATCAAGGTTGCCGACAGCGGCGAGATCCTGGTGCGCAGCCCGGGCCTGTTCAAGGAGTACTACCGCAATCCCGCCGCCACCGTGGAAGCGCGTGGCGAAGACGGCTGGTTCCATACGGGTGATGCCGGTTATCTGGATCAGGATGGGCAACTGAAGATCATCGATCGCGCCAAGGACGTCGGCAAGCTGGCGGACGGCAGCCTGTTCGCCCCTAAGTACATCGAAAACAAGCTGAAGTTCTTTCCGCACATCAAGGAAGTGGTGGCCTTCGGCGCGGGCCGCGACCAGGTCTGCGCATTCATCAATATCGATCTGGAAGCCGTCGGCAACTGGGCCGAGCGGCGTGGCCTGGCGTATGCCGGCTATACCGACCTGGCGGGCAAGGACGAGGTCAGTGAACTGATCCTGGGCTGTGTCGAGCAGGCCAATGCCGACCTGGCGCACGATCCGCGTCTGGCGGCGTCCCAGGTGCGGCGCTTCCTGATCCTGCACAAGGAACTGGATCCCGATGATGACGAACTCACCCGTACGCGCAAGGTGCGGCGTGCCTTCATCGCGCAGAAGTACGCCGTGCTGGTGGACGCGTTGTTCGCGGGGCAGGCCACCCAGTACATCGAAACCGAGGTGAAGTTCGAAGACGGCCGCGTCGGCCGCATCGCCGCGGACCTGAAACTGCGCGAGGCGCGGGTGTTCCCCGCGTTGGCCGGGGAGGCGGCCTGA
- a CDS encoding Crp/Fnr family transcriptional regulator has protein sequence MQQADSLQLAAAWLRLLNAQEQARVLRDITIQQVGAGTIIERKGEPGQAWIGVLAGLLKVSVGNADGKLASLTGVPAGGWIGEGTLLKREIRKYDVVALRESVVARLPAATFEFLLDTSIPFNRYLLQQLNERVAQFIGKAENDRLLDTDARVARCLAELFNPLLYPGMGMKLAITQEEVGYLARVSRQRANQALAALEAAGLLRVEYGGVRVMDLEGLKHYGEDPWAGKGLP, from the coding sequence ATGCAGCAAGCCGACTCACTGCAATTGGCCGCCGCCTGGCTCCGTCTGTTGAATGCGCAAGAGCAGGCGCGCGTCCTCAGAGACATCACCATCCAGCAGGTGGGGGCCGGCACCATCATCGAGCGCAAGGGTGAACCAGGGCAGGCCTGGATCGGCGTCCTGGCCGGGCTGCTAAAGGTTTCCGTGGGCAATGCGGACGGCAAGCTGGCGTCCCTGACCGGCGTGCCGGCGGGCGGATGGATAGGTGAAGGCACCCTGCTCAAACGCGAGATCCGCAAATACGATGTGGTGGCGCTACGGGAATCCGTCGTGGCCCGCTTGCCGGCGGCGACTTTTGAATTCCTGCTCGACACCAGCATCCCCTTCAATCGCTATCTGCTGCAGCAGCTCAATGAGCGCGTCGCGCAGTTCATAGGCAAGGCGGAAAACGACCGCCTGCTCGACACCGATGCACGCGTGGCGCGCTGCCTGGCGGAATTGTTCAATCCCCTGCTCTATCCCGGCATGGGCATGAAGCTGGCCATCACCCAGGAAGAAGTGGGCTACCTGGCCCGTGTGTCGCGCCAGCGCGCCAATCAGGCCCTGGCCGCGTTGGAGGCTGCCGGCCTGCTGCGAGTGGAGTACGGCGGCGTGCGGGTGATGGATCTGGAAGGCTTGAAGCATTACGGCGAAGATCCCTGGGCAGGCAAAGGACTGCCATGA
- a CDS encoding ABC transporter ATP-binding protein has protein sequence MLSIKNLEAGYGKVKVLHGITMEVPKAKVVTLIGSNGAGKTTTMRALSGMIKPSAGEITLGAQRIDGLDSHRIARLGLAHSPEGRRVFPTLSVADNLRLGAYPRLTGKRPRGDVDGDLERAMDLFPRLKERRAQLAGTLSGGEQQMLAMARAVMLNPELVLLDEPSMGLAPILVEEVFRIIGRLKEQGVTMLLVEQFAAAALNVADYGYVLENGRISVHGTPDKLRHDPAVVAAYLGGSH, from the coding sequence ATGCTATCCATCAAGAATCTCGAAGCGGGCTACGGCAAGGTCAAGGTCCTGCACGGCATCACCATGGAGGTGCCGAAGGCCAAGGTGGTGACGCTGATCGGCTCCAACGGCGCCGGCAAGACCACCACGATGCGCGCGCTGTCGGGCATGATCAAACCCTCCGCGGGTGAAATCACGCTGGGCGCGCAGCGTATCGACGGCCTCGATTCGCATCGCATCGCGCGCCTGGGCCTGGCGCATTCGCCGGAGGGCCGGCGGGTGTTTCCCACCCTGTCGGTGGCGGACAATCTGCGGCTGGGCGCCTATCCGCGCCTGACGGGCAAGCGTCCGCGCGGCGACGTCGACGGCGACCTGGAGCGCGCCATGGACCTGTTCCCGCGCCTGAAGGAAAGGCGGGCGCAATTGGCCGGCACCTTGTCCGGTGGCGAGCAGCAGATGCTGGCCATGGCGCGCGCCGTCATGCTGAATCCCGAGCTGGTGCTGCTGGACGAACCGTCCATGGGACTGGCGCCGATCCTCGTGGAAGAAGTGTTCCGCATCATCGGCCGCTTGAAGGAGCAGGGCGTGACCATGCTGCTGGTGGAGCAATTCGCCGCGGCGGCCCTGAATGTAGCGGACTACGGCTATGTCCTTGAGAACGGCCGCATTTCCGTCCATGGCACACCCGACAAGCTGCGCCACGATCCCGCCGTGGTGGCGGCCTACCTGGGCGGTTCCCACTGA
- a CDS encoding branched-chain amino acid ABC transporter ATP-binding protein/permease yields MKPLTLIASILGIAFLIGLPLAVANPYYLHLVETIMIYAILLFGLDIVVGYTGQVSLGHAGLFGIGSYVVGVLFFHLGWPIWLTLPAAIAIAAVFGAILALPALRVIGPYLAMVTLAFGTIIQILINEMSFLTEGPMGIKLNKPTIGGHMLDKREYFWLVGALLVLALLVVHRILKSHIGRTFEALRDSPIAADCMGVSVYRYKVVAFVISAGFAGLAGGLYSYSEQYISPNTYNFELTILFLLAIIMGGRKTRVGALLGAAIVVLLPKMLDDIATFRLIALGLALLVLIGGAVAVAKGRTTPRRMAVPVVGTVALTVFAYWMEALTDWRLTIFGLMILFVVYYLPDGIVGFVRNLFFNTQRAALAVKKELVQETDAVPQTRADHGQELLTAKGILMQFGGLRALNQVDLVVKRGSIHGLIGPNGSGKSTMMNVLSGIYVPTAGAVEFGGRSLVGLVPAQIASAGVARTFQNVALFGEMTALENVLVGLHHTFRTGLTNIALRTPRWKREENEARARALALLEFVGLENLADEEARNLPYGKQRLLEIARALALDPQLLLLDEPAAGLTAPDIAELLVIIRKVRDHGITLILIEHHMDVVMGVCDTVSVLDFGQKIAEGLPAEVQANPKVVEAYLGGSAA; encoded by the coding sequence ATGAAACCGCTCACCTTGATCGCCTCGATTCTGGGCATCGCCTTCCTGATCGGCCTGCCGCTGGCCGTCGCCAATCCGTATTACCTGCATCTCGTCGAAACCATCATGATCTACGCCATCCTGCTGTTCGGGCTGGATATCGTGGTGGGGTACACGGGGCAGGTGTCGCTGGGCCATGCCGGCCTGTTCGGTATCGGCTCCTATGTCGTGGGTGTGCTGTTCTTCCACCTGGGCTGGCCGATCTGGTTGACCCTGCCGGCGGCCATCGCCATCGCCGCCGTGTTCGGCGCCATCCTGGCCTTGCCGGCGCTGCGCGTGATCGGTCCTTACCTGGCCATGGTCACCCTGGCCTTCGGCACCATCATCCAGATCCTCATCAACGAGATGAGTTTCCTGACTGAAGGTCCGATGGGCATCAAGCTCAACAAGCCGACCATCGGCGGGCACATGCTCGACAAGCGCGAGTACTTCTGGCTGGTGGGGGCGCTGCTGGTGCTCGCGCTGCTGGTCGTGCACCGCATCCTGAAGTCGCACATCGGCCGTACCTTCGAAGCCCTGCGCGACAGCCCCATCGCCGCGGACTGCATGGGCGTGTCGGTGTACCGCTACAAGGTGGTGGCCTTCGTCATCAGCGCCGGCTTTGCCGGGCTTGCCGGCGGGCTCTATTCCTACTCCGAGCAATACATCTCACCCAATACCTACAACTTCGAACTGACCATCCTGTTCCTGTTGGCCATCATCATGGGCGGACGCAAGACCCGCGTGGGCGCGCTGCTGGGCGCCGCCATCGTGGTGCTGCTGCCCAAGATGCTGGACGACATCGCGACCTTCCGCCTGATCGCGCTGGGCCTGGCCTTGCTGGTGCTGATCGGCGGCGCCGTCGCCGTGGCCAAGGGCCGCACGACGCCACGGCGCATGGCGGTGCCGGTGGTCGGCACGGTGGCCCTGACGGTGTTCGCCTACTGGATGGAAGCGCTGACGGACTGGCGCCTGACCATCTTCGGCCTGATGATACTTTTCGTCGTGTACTACCTGCCCGACGGCATCGTGGGGTTCGTGCGCAACCTGTTCTTCAACACCCAGCGTGCCGCGCTGGCGGTGAAGAAGGAACTGGTTCAGGAAACGGATGCCGTGCCGCAGACACGCGCCGATCATGGGCAGGAGCTGCTGACGGCCAAGGGCATCCTGATGCAGTTCGGCGGCCTGCGCGCCTTGAATCAGGTCGACCTGGTAGTCAAGCGCGGTTCCATCCACGGGCTGATCGGGCCTAACGGGTCGGGCAAGAGCACCATGATGAACGTGCTGAGCGGCATTTATGTGCCCACGGCGGGCGCGGTGGAATTCGGCGGCCGGTCACTGGTGGGCCTGGTGCCGGCGCAGATCGCGTCGGCCGGCGTGGCGCGCACGTTCCAGAACGTGGCGCTGTTCGGCGAGATGACCGCGCTGGAAAACGTGCTGGTGGGCCTGCACCATACCTTCCGCACCGGCCTGACCAACATCGCCCTGCGCACGCCGCGCTGGAAGCGCGAAGAGAACGAAGCGCGGGCGCGCGCGCTGGCCCTGCTGGAATTCGTGGGACTGGAAAATCTGGCGGACGAAGAGGCGCGCAACCTGCCCTACGGCAAGCAGCGCCTGCTGGAAATCGCGCGCGCGCTGGCACTGGATCCGCAACTGCTGCTGCTCGATGAACCGGCGGCGGGGCTGACCGCGCCCGACATCGCCGAGCTGCTGGTGATCATCCGCAAGGTGCGCGACCACGGCATCACCCTGATCCTGATCGAGCATCATATGGACGTGGTGATGGGTGTCTGCGACACGGTGTCGGTGCTGGACTTCGGACAGAAGATCGCCGAGGGTTTGCCGGCCGAGGTGCAGGCCAATCCCAAGGTCGTCGAAGCCTATCTGGGCGGCTCGGCCGCCTGA
- a CDS encoding branched-chain amino acid ABC transporter permease translates to MILLQLIYSGIALGMIYAVIAFGYQLTFATSGTLNFGQGEALMLGALVGLTLVGLGVNYWLMIPIVCVFGFIQGAVVERIAVRPAIKTRSEFGWIMATIALGIIFRNVAENVWGRDDLPFPSPLPVAPVQIAGANVLPMEMLVVVGALAMMLLVELFNRKSIHGKAFVATSNDRDAAGLMGINTGLVITFSYALSSLTASFAGVLIAPLTLTGATMGAVLGLKAFAVAIIGGLSSGTGVVVGGLILGIAETTTGFYLSTGYKDVPGLVLLLLVLAFKPAGLFGKTAIKKV, encoded by the coding sequence ATGATTCTCTTGCAATTGATTTACAGCGGAATCGCGCTGGGCATGATCTACGCGGTCATCGCCTTCGGCTATCAACTGACGTTCGCGACCTCGGGCACCTTGAACTTCGGCCAGGGCGAGGCCCTGATGCTGGGCGCGCTGGTGGGCCTGACGCTGGTCGGCCTGGGCGTCAATTATTGGTTGATGATACCCATCGTCTGCGTCTTCGGCTTCATCCAGGGCGCGGTGGTCGAACGTATCGCCGTGCGTCCGGCCATCAAGACGCGCTCCGAGTTCGGCTGGATCATGGCCACCATCGCGCTGGGCATCATTTTCCGCAACGTCGCGGAAAACGTCTGGGGCCGTGACGACCTGCCTTTCCCGTCGCCGCTGCCCGTGGCGCCCGTGCAGATAGCCGGCGCCAACGTGCTGCCGATGGAAATGCTGGTGGTCGTCGGCGCGCTGGCCATGATGTTGCTGGTCGAACTGTTCAACCGCAAGTCCATCCACGGCAAGGCTTTCGTCGCCACGTCCAACGACCGCGACGCGGCGGGCCTGATGGGCATCAATACCGGGCTGGTGATCACCTTCTCCTACGCGCTGTCGTCGCTGACCGCGTCTTTCGCCGGCGTGCTGATCGCGCCGCTCACGCTGACGGGCGCCACCATGGGCGCGGTGCTGGGCCTGAAGGCCTTCGCCGTCGCCATCATCGGCGGCCTGTCCAGCGGCACCGGCGTGGTGGTCGGCGGCCTGATCCTCGGCATCGCCGAGACCACCACCGGCTTCTATCTGTCGACCGGCTACAAGGACGTACCCGGCCTGGTGTTGCTGTTGCTGGTGCTCGCGTTCAAGCCCGCCGGCCTGTTCGGCAAGACCGCGATCAAGAAGGTCTGA
- a CDS encoding ABC transporter substrate-binding protein — MNHRIKLLVGALALACMGNAHAADPIKIGVSGPYTGGSSSMGVSMRDGVRLAAEEINKSGGVLGRQLVLIERDDEAKNERGVQIAQELINKEQVAAVVGYINTGVALASQRFFQDAKIPVFNNVATGSVITHQFKAPENPDNYVFRNAAHDSIQAPMIVEEAVVRSGFKKVAILADSTNYGQLGREDLEKALAAKGVKAVATEKFNIKDVDMTAQLLKSKEAGAQAVLTYGIGPELAQIANGMAKLGWKVPIVGSWTLSMANYIDNAGANGSGARMPQTFIQEPNTPKRKAFIDAYLAKFKPKNNRIDSPVSAAQGYDSIYLLAAAITQANSTEGPKVRAALEDLQKPVEGVVMTYDKPFTHDDHDAITANLVVFGEVKDGRVVYAYPDDLKATAQPRKKDSAASAAASK; from the coding sequence ATGAATCATCGTATCAAGCTGCTCGTCGGCGCCCTGGCTCTCGCCTGCATGGGTAACGCCCACGCCGCCGATCCCATCAAGATCGGCGTCAGCGGTCCCTACACCGGTGGATCATCCTCGATGGGCGTGAGCATGCGTGACGGCGTGCGTCTGGCTGCCGAAGAAATCAATAAGAGCGGCGGTGTGCTCGGGCGCCAATTGGTCCTGATCGAGCGCGACGACGAAGCCAAGAACGAGCGCGGCGTGCAGATCGCGCAGGAGCTGATCAACAAGGAACAGGTTGCCGCCGTCGTCGGCTATATCAATACCGGGGTGGCGCTGGCTTCCCAGCGCTTCTTCCAGGATGCCAAGATTCCGGTCTTCAACAACGTCGCCACCGGCAGCGTCATCACGCACCAGTTCAAGGCGCCGGAGAACCCCGACAACTACGTCTTCCGCAACGCCGCCCATGACAGCATCCAGGCGCCGATGATCGTCGAGGAAGCCGTGGTGCGCAGCGGCTTCAAGAAGGTCGCCATCCTGGCCGACTCCACCAACTATGGCCAGCTGGGCCGCGAAGACCTGGAAAAAGCGCTGGCCGCGAAAGGCGTGAAGGCGGTGGCCACCGAGAAGTTCAACATCAAGGACGTCGACATGACGGCCCAGCTGTTGAAGTCCAAGGAAGCCGGCGCGCAAGCCGTGTTGACCTACGGCATCGGGCCCGAGCTGGCGCAGATCGCCAACGGTATGGCCAAGCTGGGCTGGAAGGTGCCGATCGTCGGCAGCTGGACCCTGTCCATGGCCAACTACATCGATAACGCCGGCGCCAACGGTTCGGGTGCGCGCATGCCGCAAACCTTCATCCAGGAACCCAATACGCCCAAGCGCAAGGCCTTCATCGACGCCTACCTGGCCAAGTTCAAGCCCAAGAACAACCGCATCGATTCGCCGGTGTCGGCCGCCCAGGGCTATGACTCGATCTACCTGCTGGCGGCGGCCATCACCCAGGCCAACTCGACCGAGGGCCCCAAGGTGCGCGCTGCGCTGGAAGACCTGCAGAAGCCGGTGGAAGGCGTGGTCATGACGTATGACAAGCCGTTCACGCACGACGACCACGATGCCATCACCGCCAACCTGGTGGTGTTCGGCGAGGTCAAGGACGGCCGCGTGGTCTATGCGTATCCGGACGACCTGAAGGCCACCGCCCAGCCGCGCAAGAAGGACAGCGCGGCGTCGGCGGCAGCGTCGAAGTAA
- a CDS encoding LysE/ArgO family amino acid transporter, with translation MFTTTFDLQAWLAGLLTGLGLFAAVGAQSAFILRQGLMRAHLPSVLLVCGLADAVVIFASALGLRALDEQAPWLMTVMGWGGAVFLACCAWRSARRALAAGGGLAPAARVAHTRRGAVLSALAFTLLNPHFWLDMALVGALAHNFGSASLAFAAGAVCASVVWLLILGGGARLAAPLLRDARTWRVLDGGIAVVMAGMAVRLLLRVA, from the coding sequence ATGTTTACGACTACCTTCGATCTCCAGGCCTGGTTGGCGGGCCTGCTCACCGGCCTGGGCCTGTTCGCCGCGGTCGGCGCGCAAAGCGCCTTCATCCTGCGCCAGGGGCTGATGCGGGCACATCTGCCCAGCGTGCTGCTGGTCTGCGGCCTGGCCGATGCCGTGGTCATCTTCGCCAGCGCGCTTGGGCTGCGCGCCCTCGATGAACAGGCGCCGTGGCTGATGACGGTCATGGGCTGGGGCGGGGCGGTCTTTCTGGCATGCTGCGCGTGGCGGTCCGCAAGACGGGCCCTGGCGGCGGGCGGCGGCCTGGCGCCAGCGGCCAGGGTGGCGCATACCCGGCGCGGCGCGGTGTTGAGCGCGCTGGCCTTCACTTTGCTCAATCCGCATTTCTGGCTGGATATGGCCCTGGTCGGCGCGCTTGCGCACAACTTCGGCTCGGCCAGCCTGGCCTTCGCCGCCGGCGCTGTCTGCGCCAGCGTGGTGTGGCTGTTGATCCTGGGCGGCGGCGCGCGCCTGGCCGCGCCCCTGCTGCGCGACGCGCGCACATGGCGCGTACTGGACGGCGGCATCGCGGTCGTCATGGCCGGCATGGCCGTGCGTTTATTGCTGCGCGTGGCCTGA
- a CDS encoding LysR family transcriptional regulator ArgP — MNLDYAHVRALAAVIREGSFDRAAQALNVTPSAISQRIRSLEDRVGRLLVQRTVPALPTADGRIVVQYAEQTALLEHDALARLGMLADDGPQATLPVAVNHDSLETWFMDAAIRFSAGSQATLDLRSEDQDHTATLLRNGTVLGAVTTLAEPVQGCRLHALGSMRYVASCSPEFHERHFAEGVNAQSLGQAPVLVYNRKDAMQARFARKYMGKTAWQPPIWWLPSARAFVQASLAGLGWSMNPLALIQQELDKGTLVPLRARAYEDAPLYWQHWRVNSDTMSSLTDAVLAASRQLIRRSRP, encoded by the coding sequence GTGAACCTCGATTACGCTCATGTGCGCGCCTTGGCCGCGGTCATCCGCGAGGGCAGTTTCGATCGCGCCGCGCAAGCACTCAACGTCACCCCCTCCGCCATTTCCCAGCGCATCCGTTCACTGGAAGACCGCGTCGGCCGTCTGCTGGTGCAGCGCACCGTGCCCGCCCTGCCCACCGCCGATGGCCGCATCGTGGTGCAGTACGCCGAGCAGACCGCCCTGCTGGAGCACGACGCGCTGGCCCGGCTGGGCATGCTGGCCGACGACGGGCCGCAGGCGACCCTGCCGGTGGCGGTGAACCACGACAGCCTTGAAACCTGGTTCATGGACGCCGCCATCCGCTTTTCGGCGGGCTCCCAGGCCACCCTGGACCTGCGCTCGGAAGACCAGGACCACACGGCCACGCTGTTACGCAACGGCACCGTGCTGGGCGCCGTCACCACGCTGGCCGAGCCGGTACAGGGCTGCCGCCTGCATGCGCTGGGCAGCATGCGTTACGTCGCGTCCTGCAGCCCGGAATTCCACGAGCGCCATTTCGCCGAAGGCGTCAACGCGCAGTCGCTGGGACAGGCGCCGGTGCTGGTCTACAACCGCAAGGATGCGATGCAGGCGCGATTCGCACGCAAGTACATGGGCAAGACGGCCTGGCAGCCGCCCATCTGGTGGCTGCCTTCGGCGCGCGCGTTCGTACAGGCATCCCTGGCCGGCCTGGGGTGGTCGATGAATCCCCTGGCCTTGATCCAGCAGGAACTGGACAAGGGCACTCTGGTGCCCCTGCGCGCGCGCGCCTATGAAGACGCGCCGCTTTACTGGCAGCACTGGCGGGTAAACTCGGACACCATGTCGAGCCTGACCGATGCGGTGCTGGCCGCATCCCGCCAACTGATCCGCCGGAGCCGGCCCTGA
- a CDS encoding copper chaperone PCu(A)C — protein sequence MTVRKFALAAMLALAAQGAAQAHDFKAGAIEIDDLWMRATAPGQSVGGGYMEIENKGKEADRLLSVKSPIADSVEVHETRTENGVSSMRGTGPVTVPAGGEVKFAPGGYHLMFMKLKQPLKQDEEVAATLVFEHAGAVDVKFKVQPIGYKAGGAMKHDMGSMPGMDHSKMSH from the coding sequence ATGACCGTACGCAAATTTGCCCTGGCAGCCATGTTGGCGCTGGCGGCTCAAGGCGCCGCGCAGGCGCATGATTTCAAGGCCGGCGCCATCGAGATCGACGACCTTTGGATGCGCGCGACGGCGCCGGGCCAGAGCGTCGGCGGCGGATATATGGAAATCGAGAACAAGGGCAAGGAGGCCGACCGCCTGCTGTCGGTCAAATCACCGATCGCCGACAGTGTCGAGGTGCACGAGACCCGCACGGAAAACGGCGTGTCCAGCATGCGCGGCACCGGGCCGGTAACCGTGCCCGCCGGCGGTGAAGTCAAATTCGCGCCGGGCGGTTATCACCTGATGTTCATGAAGCTCAAGCAGCCGCTGAAGCAGGATGAGGAAGTAGCGGCGACTTTGGTATTCGAGCATGCCGGCGCGGTCGACGTGAAGTTCAAGGTCCAGCCCATCGGCTACAAGGCCGGCGGCGCCATGAAGCACGACATGGGCAGCATGCCGGGCATGGACCACTCGAAGATGTCGCATTGA